A stretch of the Danio rerio strain Tuebingen ecotype United States chromosome 18, GRCz12tu, whole genome shotgun sequence genome encodes the following:
- the olfcq17 gene encoding extracellular calcium-sensing receptor isoform X2: MCITLYLSLCLCFKHIYADSIHRLRSCQLQGRFKLNGMYQDGDFILGGLFHVHFFTVFPELSFRMEPQQPYCEKFNMEGLQHAQTMAFAINEINKNPTLLPNITLGYHLYDNCVMLRMAFRAAMSLASGTEDSYSNLNCTGPPPVIGIVGDASSTPSIAISSVLGLFRVPIVSHYATCSCLSDRKKYPSFFRTIPSDAFQVRAMVQILKHFKWTWVGLLYSGDDYGVYAAQMFHKEMQLSGHCVAFSEILPNDHNPKDIQRIIRVIQGSTARVVVVFALSSFLIPLMDEVVLQNMTGCQWIASEAWATSLEYHTPRFLPFLGGTLGIAIRRGEIEGLHEFLLRIRPSNDTSQNIVRIFWENLFGCRFETGGLKTGREQEKMECTGQEDLSTTNTPYTDVSGLRASYNVYKAVYALAHGLHDLMQCEEGRGPFIGNSCADITSLKPWQLVHYLQNVNFTTGFGDHVTFDKNGDALAIYDVLNWQPSSDGSITVHKIGVVYEGATTGMMLTLDADAIYWNFETKKPPLSVCSESCPPGTRQATRKGLPLCCFDCLPCGDGEFSNTRDAVECMMCPDEFWSSPDKDQCVPKEVEFLSYEDPLGISLTTASLLGTCFCALVMIIFALHHNTPIVRANNSELSFLLLLSLKLCFLCVLLFIGRPQLWTCQLRHAVFGISFVLCVSSILVKTMVVIAVFKSSRPEGKGAMKWFGASQQRCTVLVLTALQVVICAVWLSTASPTPHKNNHYFRSIIVYECAIGSVAGFSLLLGYIGLLAAISFLLAFLARNLPDNFNEAKFITFSMLIFCAVWIAFVPAYVSSPGKYAVAVEIFAILASSFALLLAIFAPKCYIILLHPERNTKNAIMGRETQNK, translated from the exons ATGTGTATCACTCTGTATCTTTCTCTATGCTTGTGCTTTAAACATATCTATGCAGATTCAATCCATAGACTACGTTCCTGTCAGCTCCAGGGACGTTTTAAACTGAATGGAATGTACCAGGATGGAGATTTTATACTTGGAGGCCTGTTTCATGTTCACTTTTTCACAGTGTTCCCAGAGCTGAGCTTCAGAATGGAACCACAACAACCATATTGTGAAAA atttaatatGGAAGGTTTACAGCATGCACAAACCATGGCATTTGCAATAAATGAGATCAATAAGAATCCAACCCTGCTGCCAAACATTACTCTTGGATACCATCTTTAtgacaactgtgtgatgctaagAATGGCGTTCCGGGCTGCCATGTCACTGGCCAGTGGAACAGAGGACTCATATTCTAACCTCAATTGTACTGGCCCTCCTCCGGTGATTGGGATTGTGGGAGATGCAAGTTCAACTCCTTCCATTGCAATTTCCAGTGTTCTGGGGCTGTTTCGAGTACCTATA GTTAGTCACTATGCCACCTGCTCCTGTTTGAGTGACCGGAAAAAGTACCCTTCTTTCTTCAGAACGATTCCTAGTGATGCCTTTCAGGTGCGGGCTATGGTTcagattttaaagcattttaaatggaCTTGGGTTGGTCTCCTCTACAGTGGTGATGATTATGGTGTCTATGCTGCACAAATGTTCCACAAGGAAATGCAGTTGTCTGGACACTGTGTTGCTTTTTCAGAAATCCTGCCCAATGATCACAATCCCAAAGATATTCAGCGTATAATCAGGGTGATCCAGGGCTCTACAGCAAGAGTGGTTGTTGTTTTTGCCCTTTCATCCTTTCTGATACCTTTAATGGATGAGGTGGTGCTGCAGAACATGACAGGTTGTCAGTGGATTGCAAGTGAAGCTTGGGCCACCTCTCTTGAATACCACACTCCTCGTTTCTTGCCCTTCTTGGGAGGAACACTTGGCATTGCTATTAGGCGTGGAGAGATTGAAGGGCTTCATGAATTCCTACTACGTATTCGTCCCAGTAATGATACATCACAAAATATAGTGAGGATCTTCTGGGAAAATCTTTTTGGATGCAGGTTTGAAACTGGAGGTCTAAAAACAGGTCGAGAGCAAGAAAAAATGGAGTGTACAGGACAAGAGGATCTAAGTACAACAAACACACCTTACACTGATGTTTCAGGGTTAAGGGCTTCTTATAATGTCTATAAAGCAGTTTATGCTCTGGCACATGGACTTCATGACCTGATGCAGTGTGAGGAGGGAAGAGGACCATTCATTGGGAACAGCTGTGCTGACATAACTAGCCTTAAACCCTGGCAG TTGGTTCACTATCTACAAAATGTGAACTTCACCACAGGCTTTGGGGATCATGTGACATTTGATAAGAATGGAGATGCTCTAGCCATCTATGATGTGTTGAATTGGCAGCCAAGCTCTGATGGGTCAATAACAGTACACAAGATTGGTGTAGTATATGAAGGGGCAACAACAGGGATGATGCTCACACTGGATGCAGATGCAATATATTGGAACTTTGAAACCAAAAAA CCCCCACTGTCTGTATGTAGTGAGAGCTGCCCCCCAGGCACCAGACAAGCAACAAGGAAGGGACTTCCTCTCTGCTGTTTTGACTGCCTGCCTTGTGGAGATGGAGAGTTTTCTAATACAAGAg ATGCTGTGGAGTGCATGATGTGTCCAGATGAGTTTTGGTCCAGTCCGGATAAGGATCAATGTGTCCCAAAAGAAGTAGAGTTTCTGTCCTATGAGGATCCTCTGGGCATCTCTCTGACCACTGCTTCTCTGCTTGGCACCTGCTTCTGTGCTCTTGTGATGATCATATTTGCTCTTCATCATAACACACCCATAGTACGAGCCAACAATTCAGAGCTCAGcttcctgctgcttttgtcactCAAACTGTGTTTTTTATGTGTGCTGCTGTTCATCGGCCGACCACAGTTGTGGACGTGTCAGTTAAGACATGCTGTGTTTGGCataagttttgttctgtgtgtcTCCAGCATTCTGGTCAAGACTATGGTGGTAATAGCTGTGTTCAAGTCCTCTCGGCCAGAAGGCAAAGGAGCAATGAAATGGTTTGGAGCATCTCAACAAAGATGCACAGTTCTGGTCCTTACGGCCCTCCAGGTTGTTATATGTGCAGTCTGGTTATCAACAGCCTCTCCAACACCCCATAAAAACAATCATTACTTCCGCTCTATAATAGTATATGAATGTGCCATTGGTTCAGTGGCTGGTTTTTCTCTGCTGTTGGGATACATTGGACTGTTGGCAGCAATAAGTTTCCTGTTAGCCTTCTTGGCAAGAAATCTCCCAGATAATTTCAATGAAGCAAAGTTCATCACTTTTAGCATGTTAATCTTCTGTGCTGTGTGGATTGCATTTGTTCCAGCCTATGTGAGTTCGCCAGGAAAATATGCAGTGGCTGTTGAGATATTTGCCATATTAGCTTCTAGTTTTGCATTATTATTGGCCATATTTGCCCCAAAGTGCTACATCATCCTGTTACATCCAGAGAGAAACACAAAAAATGCAATAATgggaagagaaacacaaaacaaatag
- the olfcq16 gene encoding extracellular calcium-sensing receptor: MWTTLYIFLLFRCFSSESALRSGSCQLQGRFKLEGMYQDGDFILGGLFHVHFFTVFPELSFQTEPEPPYCEKFNIEIFQQAQTMAFAVDEINRNPNLLPNITLGYHLYDNCVRLGIAFRAAISLASGTEESFSNLNCTGPPPVIGIVGDPSSTPSIAISNILGLFRVPIVSHYATCSCLSDRKKYPSFFRTIPSDAFQVRAMIQILRYFGWTWVGLIYSDDDYGIYAAQSFQQEMLLFGYCVAFSAILPHDNNHRDIQRITAIIQASTARVVVVFSTSSFLIPLMEEVVVQNMTGRQWIASEAWTTSPVYHTPRFLPILGGTLGIAIRRGEIEGLHDFLLRLIPSNDKKNSIIRIFWENIFGCSFEKWGTETFGEQVKNICTGQEDLSTTDTPYTDVSGLRAAYNVYKAVYALAHGLHDLMQCEEGRGPFNGNSCAETTNLKPWQLVHYLQNVNFTTGFGDQVSFDKNGDALPIYDVLNWHPSTDGSIKLHTVGLVNKGAAMEMVLTLDDDAIYWNFETRKPPQSVCSESCPPGTRQARRKGLPVCCFDCLPCGEGEISNATGAIECTVCPDEFWSNPEKDQCVPKEVEFLSYEDPLGISLTTASLLGTCFCALVMIIFALHRNTPIVRANNSELSFLLLLSLKMCFLCVLLFIGRPQLWTCQLRHAVFGISFVLCISSILVKTMVVIAVFKASRPEGKGAMKWFGATQQRCTVLVLTALQVVICVVWLLTASPTPHKNNQYIRSKIVYECAIGSVAGFSLLLGYIGLLAAISFLLAFLARNLPDNFNEAKFITFSMLIFCAVWIAFVPAYVSSPGKYAVAVEIFAILASSFGLLVAIFAPKCYIILLHPERNTRNAIMGREMQNK; this comes from the exons ATGTGGACCACTCTGTATATTTTTCTGTTGTTTCGCTGTTTCTCTTCAGAATCAGCCCTTCGATCAGGTTCCTGTCAGCTCCAGGGACGATTTAAGTTGGAAGGAATGTACCAGGATGGAGATTTTATACTTGGAGGTCTGTTTCATGTTCACTTTTTCACAGTTTTCCCAGAGCTGAGTTTTCAAACAGAGCCAGAACCACCATACTGTGAAAA atttaataTAGAAATCTTCCAGCAGGCACAGACAATGGCTTTTGCAGTAGATGAGATCAACAGGAATCCAAATCTGCTGCCAAACATCACTCTTGGTTACCACCTTTATGACAATTGTGTCAGACTAGGAATAGCATTCCGGGCAGCCATATCCCTGGCTAGTGGGACAGAAGAGTCCTTCTCCAATTTAAACTGCACTGGCCCTCCTCCAGTGATTGGAATCGTGGGAGATCCAAGTTCAACTCCCTCCATTGCAATTTCCAATATTCTTGGGCTGTTCCGGGTACCTATT GTTAGTCACTATGCCACTTGCTCTTGTTTGAGTGACAGGAAAAAGTATCCATCTTTCTTCAGAACAATTCCCAGTGATGCCTTTCAGGTGCGAGCTATGATTCAGATTTTGAGATATTTTGGATGGACTTGGGTTGGTCTTATTTACAGTGATGATGACTACGGCATCTACGCTGCTCAGTCCTTCCAGCAGGAAATGTTGCTGTTTGGATATTGTGTTGCTTTTTCTGCAATTCTTCCCCATGACAACAACCACAGAGATATTCAACGTATAACAGCCATCATTCAGGCCTCTACAGCTAGAGTGGTGGTTGTTTTTTCCACTTCATCCTTTTTAATACCTTTGATGGAGGAGGTGGTGGTACAGAACATGACAGGTAGGCAGTGGATTGCAAGTGAAGCTTGGACCACCTCTCCAGTATACCACACTCCACGTTTTCTGCCAATCCTAGGGGGCACACTGGGCATAGCTATCAGGCGAGGAGAAATCGAGGGCCTTCATGACTTTCTGTTACGTCTCATTCCcagtaatgataaaaaaaatagtataataagaattttttgggaaaatatttttggGTGTAGTTTTGAAAAGTGGGGTACAGAGACATTTGGAGagcaagtaaaaaatatttgtacaGGACAGGAGGATCTGAGCACCACAGACACACCATATACTGATGTGTCAGGGCTAAGAGCAGCTTATAATGTCTATAAAGCAGTTTATGCCCTGGCACATGGACTTCATGATCTCATGCAGTGTGAGGAGGGTAGAGGACCATTCAATGGGAACAGTTGTGCTGAAACAACAAATCTAAAACCCTGGCAG CTGGTTCACTACCTCCAAAATGTAAACTTTACCACAGGCTTTGGTGATCAAGTGTCATTTGATAAAAATGGAGATGCTTTGCCCATCTACGATGTGCTGAACTGGCATCCAAGCACTGATGGATCAATAAAACTACATACAGTTGGGTTGGTAAACAAAGGAGCAGCAATGGAGATGGTGCTTACATTGGATGATGATGCAATATACTGGAATTTTGAGACAAGAAAA CCTCCACAGTCTGTGTGCAGTGAGAGCTGCCCTCCAGGAACCAGGCAAGCAAGGAGGAAGGGTCTTCCGGTATGTTGTTTTGACTGCTTGCCATGTGGTGAAGGAGAGATTTCTAATGCAACAG GTGCTATTGAGTGCACAGTATGTCCAGATGAGTTCTGGTCCAATCCAGAGAAGGATCAGTGTGTACCAAAAGAAGTAGAGTTTCTGTCCTATGAGGATCCTCTGGGCATCTCTTTGACCACTGCTTCTCTGCTTGGCACCTGCTTCTGTGCTCTTGTGATGATAATCTTTGCTTTGCATCGTAACACTCCTATTGTACGTGCCAACAATTCAGAGCTCAGCTTCCTGCTTCTGTTGTCACTAAAAATGTGCTTCCTTTGTGTGCTACTGTTTATTGGTAGACCACAGTTATGGACATGTCAGTTAAGACATGCTGTGTTTGGCATAAGCTTTGTCCTGTGCATCTCCAGCATTCTGGTCAAGACTATGGTGGTAATAGCTGTGTTTAAGGCATCTCGACCAGAAGGCAAAGGAGCAATGAAATGGTTTGGAGCAACTCAACAAAGATGCACAGTTCTGGTCCTTACGGCCCTCCAGGTTGTTATATGTGTAGTCTGGCTATTAACTGCATCTCCAACACCCCATAAAAACAACCAATATATTCGCTCAAAAATAGTATATGAATGTGCCATTGGCTCAGTGGCTGGTTTTTCTCTGCTGCTGGGATACATTGGACTGTTGGCAGCAATAAGCTTCCTGTTAGCCTTCTTGGCAAGAAATCTTCCAGATAATTTTAATGAAGCAAAGTTTATCACTTTCAGCATGTTGATATTCTGTGCTGTTTGGATTGCATTTGTTCCAGCCTATGTGAGCTCTCCAGGAAAATATGCAGTTGCTGTAGAAATTTTTGCTATCCTGGCTTCCAGTTTTGGATTATTAGTGGCCATATTTGCACCAAAGTGCTACATCATTCTTTTACATCCAGAGAGAAACACTAGAAATGCCATAATGGGAAgagaaatgcaaaataaatag
- the olfcq17 gene encoding extracellular calcium-sensing receptor isoform X1, whose protein sequence is MTSKFPGRHTWHNVFQDSIHRLRSCQLQGRFKLNGMYQDGDFILGGLFHVHFFTVFPELSFRMEPQQPYCEKFNMEGLQHAQTMAFAINEINKNPTLLPNITLGYHLYDNCVMLRMAFRAAMSLASGTEDSYSNLNCTGPPPVIGIVGDASSTPSIAISSVLGLFRVPIVSHYATCSCLSDRKKYPSFFRTIPSDAFQVRAMVQILKHFKWTWVGLLYSGDDYGVYAAQMFHKEMQLSGHCVAFSEILPNDHNPKDIQRIIRVIQGSTARVVVVFALSSFLIPLMDEVVLQNMTGCQWIASEAWATSLEYHTPRFLPFLGGTLGIAIRRGEIEGLHEFLLRIRPSNDTSQNIVRIFWENLFGCRFETGGLKTGREQEKMECTGQEDLSTTNTPYTDVSGLRASYNVYKAVYALAHGLHDLMQCEEGRGPFIGNSCADITSLKPWQLVHYLQNVNFTTGFGDHVTFDKNGDALAIYDVLNWQPSSDGSITVHKIGVVYEGATTGMMLTLDADAIYWNFETKKPPLSVCSESCPPGTRQATRKGLPLCCFDCLPCGDGEFSNTRDAVECMMCPDEFWSSPDKDQCVPKEVEFLSYEDPLGISLTTASLLGTCFCALVMIIFALHHNTPIVRANNSELSFLLLLSLKLCFLCVLLFIGRPQLWTCQLRHAVFGISFVLCVSSILVKTMVVIAVFKSSRPEGKGAMKWFGASQQRCTVLVLTALQVVICAVWLSTASPTPHKNNHYFRSIIVYECAIGSVAGFSLLLGYIGLLAAISFLLAFLARNLPDNFNEAKFITFSMLIFCAVWIAFVPAYVSSPGKYAVAVEIFAILASSFALLLAIFAPKCYIILLHPERNTKNAIMGRETQNK, encoded by the exons ATGACGTCCAAATTTCCAGGGAGACACACTTGGCACAACGTTTTTCAAG ATTCAATCCATAGACTACGTTCCTGTCAGCTCCAGGGACGTTTTAAACTGAATGGAATGTACCAGGATGGAGATTTTATACTTGGAGGCCTGTTTCATGTTCACTTTTTCACAGTGTTCCCAGAGCTGAGCTTCAGAATGGAACCACAACAACCATATTGTGAAAA atttaatatGGAAGGTTTACAGCATGCACAAACCATGGCATTTGCAATAAATGAGATCAATAAGAATCCAACCCTGCTGCCAAACATTACTCTTGGATACCATCTTTAtgacaactgtgtgatgctaagAATGGCGTTCCGGGCTGCCATGTCACTGGCCAGTGGAACAGAGGACTCATATTCTAACCTCAATTGTACTGGCCCTCCTCCGGTGATTGGGATTGTGGGAGATGCAAGTTCAACTCCTTCCATTGCAATTTCCAGTGTTCTGGGGCTGTTTCGAGTACCTATA GTTAGTCACTATGCCACCTGCTCCTGTTTGAGTGACCGGAAAAAGTACCCTTCTTTCTTCAGAACGATTCCTAGTGATGCCTTTCAGGTGCGGGCTATGGTTcagattttaaagcattttaaatggaCTTGGGTTGGTCTCCTCTACAGTGGTGATGATTATGGTGTCTATGCTGCACAAATGTTCCACAAGGAAATGCAGTTGTCTGGACACTGTGTTGCTTTTTCAGAAATCCTGCCCAATGATCACAATCCCAAAGATATTCAGCGTATAATCAGGGTGATCCAGGGCTCTACAGCAAGAGTGGTTGTTGTTTTTGCCCTTTCATCCTTTCTGATACCTTTAATGGATGAGGTGGTGCTGCAGAACATGACAGGTTGTCAGTGGATTGCAAGTGAAGCTTGGGCCACCTCTCTTGAATACCACACTCCTCGTTTCTTGCCCTTCTTGGGAGGAACACTTGGCATTGCTATTAGGCGTGGAGAGATTGAAGGGCTTCATGAATTCCTACTACGTATTCGTCCCAGTAATGATACATCACAAAATATAGTGAGGATCTTCTGGGAAAATCTTTTTGGATGCAGGTTTGAAACTGGAGGTCTAAAAACAGGTCGAGAGCAAGAAAAAATGGAGTGTACAGGACAAGAGGATCTAAGTACAACAAACACACCTTACACTGATGTTTCAGGGTTAAGGGCTTCTTATAATGTCTATAAAGCAGTTTATGCTCTGGCACATGGACTTCATGACCTGATGCAGTGTGAGGAGGGAAGAGGACCATTCATTGGGAACAGCTGTGCTGACATAACTAGCCTTAAACCCTGGCAG TTGGTTCACTATCTACAAAATGTGAACTTCACCACAGGCTTTGGGGATCATGTGACATTTGATAAGAATGGAGATGCTCTAGCCATCTATGATGTGTTGAATTGGCAGCCAAGCTCTGATGGGTCAATAACAGTACACAAGATTGGTGTAGTATATGAAGGGGCAACAACAGGGATGATGCTCACACTGGATGCAGATGCAATATATTGGAACTTTGAAACCAAAAAA CCCCCACTGTCTGTATGTAGTGAGAGCTGCCCCCCAGGCACCAGACAAGCAACAAGGAAGGGACTTCCTCTCTGCTGTTTTGACTGCCTGCCTTGTGGAGATGGAGAGTTTTCTAATACAAGAg ATGCTGTGGAGTGCATGATGTGTCCAGATGAGTTTTGGTCCAGTCCGGATAAGGATCAATGTGTCCCAAAAGAAGTAGAGTTTCTGTCCTATGAGGATCCTCTGGGCATCTCTCTGACCACTGCTTCTCTGCTTGGCACCTGCTTCTGTGCTCTTGTGATGATCATATTTGCTCTTCATCATAACACACCCATAGTACGAGCCAACAATTCAGAGCTCAGcttcctgctgcttttgtcactCAAACTGTGTTTTTTATGTGTGCTGCTGTTCATCGGCCGACCACAGTTGTGGACGTGTCAGTTAAGACATGCTGTGTTTGGCataagttttgttctgtgtgtcTCCAGCATTCTGGTCAAGACTATGGTGGTAATAGCTGTGTTCAAGTCCTCTCGGCCAGAAGGCAAAGGAGCAATGAAATGGTTTGGAGCATCTCAACAAAGATGCACAGTTCTGGTCCTTACGGCCCTCCAGGTTGTTATATGTGCAGTCTGGTTATCAACAGCCTCTCCAACACCCCATAAAAACAATCATTACTTCCGCTCTATAATAGTATATGAATGTGCCATTGGTTCAGTGGCTGGTTTTTCTCTGCTGTTGGGATACATTGGACTGTTGGCAGCAATAAGTTTCCTGTTAGCCTTCTTGGCAAGAAATCTCCCAGATAATTTCAATGAAGCAAAGTTCATCACTTTTAGCATGTTAATCTTCTGTGCTGTGTGGATTGCATTTGTTCCAGCCTATGTGAGTTCGCCAGGAAAATATGCAGTGGCTGTTGAGATATTTGCCATATTAGCTTCTAGTTTTGCATTATTATTGGCCATATTTGCCCCAAAGTGCTACATCATCCTGTTACATCCAGAGAGAAACACAAAAAATGCAATAATgggaagagaaacacaaaacaaatag